The following proteins are encoded in a genomic region of Grus americana isolate bGruAme1 chromosome 5, bGruAme1.mat, whole genome shotgun sequence:
- the USP47 gene encoding ubiquitin carboxyl-terminal hydrolase 47 isoform X4, with amino-acid sequence MVPSEENQLVPKEDMFWSCRQSIFAEMKKKFSQVESAAEEPRVLCIIQDTTNSKTVNERVTLNLPASTPLKRLFEDVASKVGYVNGTFDLMWGNGDNVTDTTPIDQNSDKTILDAGFEPGKKNFLHLTDKDGEQPHIMPEESGTTDDSAQDRFIGPLPREGSVGCTNDYVSQSYSYSSVLSKSETGYVGLVNQAMTCYLNSLLQTLFMTPEFRNALYKWEFEESEEDPVTSIPYQLQRLFVLLQTSKKRAIETTDVTRSFGWDSSEAWQQHDVQELCRVMFDALEQKWKQTEQADLINQLYQGKLKDYVRCLECGYEGWRIDTYLDIPLVIRPYGSNQAFASVEEALHAFIQPEILDGPNQYFCERCKKKCDARKGLRFLHFPYLLTLQLKRFDFDYTTMHRIKLNDRMTFPEELDMSVFIDVEDESPQTESCTDSGAENEGSCHSDQMSNDFSNDDGVDEGICLESNSAAERISKAGSEKSSLLYELFSVMVHSGSAAGGHYYACIKSFSDDQWYSFNDQHVSKITQEDIKKTYGGSSGSRGYYSSAFASSTNAYMLIYRLKDPTRNAKFLEAHEYPEHIKQLVQKERELEEQEKRQREIERNTCKIKLFCMHPTKQIMMENKLEVHKDRTLKEAVDIAYKLMDLEEAVPLDCCRLVKYDEFHDYLERSYEGEEDTPMGLLLGGVKSTYMFDLLLETRRPDQVFQCYKPGEVMVKVHVVDLKTESVAPPISVRAYLNQTVSEFKQLISKATHLSAETMRVVLERCYNDLRLLNVSSKTLKAEGFFRSNKVFIESSESLDRHVAYTDSHLWKLLDRHANTIRLYVSLPEQSPGSQFRRGVYQKSSGDSGNLDEACERVKGPVGNMKSVEAILEESTEKLKSLSLQQQQEGDNGDSSKSTEASDFENIESPLNEIDSSASAENRDLDNQIQISDPENLQSEERSDSDVNNDRSTSSVDSDILSSSHSSDTLCNVDNAPLPLANGLDSHSITSSRRSKANQGKKETWDTAEEDSGTDSEYDESGKSRGEAQYMYFKSEPYAADEGSGEGQKWLMVHVDKRITLSAFKQHLEPFVGVPSSHFKVFRVYASNQEFESVRLNETLSSFSDDNKITIRLGRALKKGEYRVKVYQLLVNEPEPCKFLLDAVFAKGMTVRQSKEELLPQLQEQCGLDLTIDRFRLRKKTWKNPGTVFLDYHIYEEDINISSNWEVFLEILDGIEKMKSMSQLAVLSRRWRPSEMKLDSFQEVVLESSSVEELKEKLSEISGIPLENIEFAKGRGTFPCDISILEIHQDLDWNPKVSTLNVWPLYICDDGAVIFYRDKTEELMELTDEQRNELMKKESSRLQKTGHRVTYSPRKEKALKIYLDGAPNKDLTQD; translated from the exons GATATGTTTTGGAGTTGCAGACAAAGTATCTTTGctgaaatgaagaagaaattttcACAG GTGGAAAGTGCTGCTGAGGAACCCAGGGTGCTGTGTATAATACAAGATACCACCAATTCCAAGACAGTGAATGAGCGTGTTACTTTGAACCTACCAGCCTCCACACCACTTAAAAGGCTGTTTGAAGATGTGGCTTCAAAAGTGGGCTACGTGAATGGAACTTTTGATTTAATGTGGGGAAATGGAGATAATGTAACTGATACG aCTCCAATAGATCAGAACAGTGACAAAACTATTCTTGATGCTGGTTTTGAGCCAGGGAAGAAGAACTTTCTGCATTTGACAGACAAAGATGGTGAGCAGCCTCATATAATGCCG GAGGAGTCAGGTACAACAGATGACAGTGCACAAGACAGATTTATAGGCCCTCTTCCAAGAGAAGGCTCTGTTGGCTGTACCAATGACTATGTCAGTCAAAGCTATTCCTATTCTTCAGTTCTGAGCAAATCGGAAACAG GTTATGTGGGGCTAGTAAATCAAGCAATGACTTGCTACTTGAACAGCCTTCTACAAACACTTTTCATGACTCCTGAATTTAGAAATGCATTATATAA ATGGGAATTTGAAGAATCTGAAGAGGATCCTGTGACAAGTATCCCCTACCAGCTTCAAAGACTGTTTGTTTTACTGCAGACcagcaaaaaaagagcaattgAAACAACAGATGTTACACGAAGTTTTGGATGGGATAGTAGTGAAG CATGGCAGCAACATGATGTACAGGAGCTTTGTAGAGTCATGTTTGATGCTTTGGAGCAGAAATGGAAGCAAACAGAACAG GCTGATCTTATAAATCAACTGTATCAAGGCAAACTGAAGGACTATGTAAGATGTCTAGAATGTGGCTATGAAGGCTGGAGAATTGACACTTACCTGGATATTCCTTTGGTCATCCGGCCGTATGGCTCCAACCAGGCGTTTGCTAGCGTG GAAGAAGCACTGCATGCTTTCATTCAGCCTGAGATTCTTGATGGCCCCAATCAGTATTTTTGTGAACGATGTAAGAAGAAATGTGATGCAAGGAAG GGTCTGCGGTTCTTGCATTTTCCATATCTGCTGACGTTACAGCTGAAGAGATTTGACTTCGATTATACCACTATGCACAGAATTAAACTCAATGATCGTATGACTTTTCCTGAAGAGTTAGACATGAGTGTCTTCATTGATGTTGAAGATGAG tctcCTCAGACTGAGAGTTGCACTGATAGTGGAGCTGAAAATGAAGGCAGTTGCCACAGTGATCAGATGAGCAATGATTTTTCTAATGATGATGGAGTTGATGAAGGAATCTGCCTCGAAAGCAATAGTGCAGCAGAAAGAATTTCTAAAGCTGGCAGTGAAAag agTTCTTTACTGTATGAGCTCTTTTCTGTTATGGTTCATTCTGGAAGTGCTGCTGGTGGCCATTATTATGCCTGTATAAAATCTTTTAGTGATGACCAGTGGTACAGCTTTAATGATCAGCATGTTAGCAAg ATAACTCAGGAAGATATTAAGAAAACATATGGTGGATCTTCTGGAAGCAGAGGCTATTATTCCAGTGCTTTTGCTAG CTCCACAAATGCATACATGCTGATATATAGACTGAAGGATCCAACAAGAAATGCAA AGTTTCTTGAGGCACATGAGTATCCAGAGCATATTAAACAGTTGGTacagaaggagagagaattggaagaacaagaaaaaaggcAACGTGAAATTGAGCGCAACACTTGCAAG ATTAAACTGTTCTGTATGCATCCTACAAAGCAAATAATGATGGAGAACAAATTAGAGGTTCATAAGGATAGGACACTGAAGGAAGCTGTGGACATAGCTTACAAG CTAATGGATTTAGAAGAGGCTGTTCCTTTGGATTGCTGTCGTCTTGTCAAATATGATGAGTTCCATGACTACTTGGAACGATCTTATGAAGGAGAAGAAGATACACCAATGGGTTTGTTACTTGGAGGTGTCAAATCAACGTACATGTTTGACTTACTTTTGGAAACAAGAAGACCTGACCAAGTTTTCCAGTGCTATAAACCTGGTG agGTCATGGTAAAGGTTCACGTAGTTGATCTAAAGACTGAATCTGTTGCTCCTCCAATAAGTGTACGAGCTTATTTGAATCAAACAGTTTCAGAATTTAAACAGCTAATTTCAAAG GCTACCCACCTGTCTGCTGAAACAATGCGAGTAGTATTAGAACGTTGCTACAATGACTTGCGTCTTCTGAATGTTTCCAGCAAAACACTGAAAGCCGAAGGCTTTTTTAGAAGCAACAAG GTATTTATTGAAAGCTCAGAGTCTTTAGATCGTCATGTGGCATATACAGATTCTCATCTATGGAAACTTTTGGATCGTCATGCAAATACAATCAGACTATATGTTTCATTACCAGAGCAATCTCCTGGATCTCAATTTAGACGAGGAGTTTATCAGAAGTCTAGTGGAGATTCAGGCAACTTGGATGAAGCCTGTGAAAGAGTAAAAGGACCTGTAGGTAATATGAAATCTGTAGAGGCAATTCTGGAAGAAAGCACCGAAAAGCTTAAAAGCTTgtccttgcagcagcagcaggagggggataatggagacagcagcaaaagcacagAAGCCAGTGATTTTGAGAACATCGAATCACCTCTAAATGAAATAGACTCTTCAGCatcagcagaaaacagagacCTTGACAACCAAATTCAGATTTCCGATCCGGAAAATCTCCAGTCCGAGGAACGGTCAGATTCAGATGTAAATAATGACAGGAGTACAAGTTCAGTGGACAGTGATATCCTCAGCTCCAGTCATAGCAGTGATACTCTATGCAATGTGGACAATGCCCCACTTCCCTTGGCTAATGGACTTGATTCTCATAGTATCACAAGTAGTAGGCGATCAAAAGCAAAtcaggggaagaaagaaacctGGGACACAGCAGAAGAAGATTCCGGAACAGACAGTGAATATGACGAAAGCGGCAAGAGTAGAGGAGAAGCACAATATATGTACTTTAAGTCAGAACCCTACGCTGCAGATGAAGGTTCGGGAGAAGGGcaaaaat gGCTGATGGTGCATGTTGATAAAAGAATTACGCTGTCTGCCTTCAAGCAACATTTGGAGCCTTTTGTTGGAGTTCCATCTTCTCACTTCAAAGTCTTTAGAGTCTACGCCAGCAATCAAGAATTTGAGAGTGTTCGGCTGAATGAGACACTTTCGTCATTTTCTGATGACAATAAG ATAACTATTAGACTTGGAAGAGCCCTTAAGAAGGGTGAATACAGAGTCAAAGTCTATCAGCTTTTGGTAAATGAGCCAGAG CCATGCAAGTTTCTTCTAGATGCAGTTTTTGCTAAAGGAATGACTGTCCGGCAATCAAAAGAGGAACTGCTTCCTCAGCTTCAAGAACAATGTGGCCTAGACTTGACAATTGACAG GTTTCGTCTACGAAAGAAAACCTGGAAGAACCCAGGCACTGTGTTTCTGGATTATCATATCTATGAAGAAGATATCAATATTTCAAGCAATTGGGAGGTCTTCTTAGAAATACTTGATG gaatTGAAAAGATGAAATCCATGTCACAGCTTGCTGTTTTATCAAGACGATGGAGGCCATCAGAGATGAAACTAGATTCTTTCCAGGAAGTAGTGCTAGAGAGCAGCAGTGTTGAAGAATTAAAAGAGAAG
- the USP47 gene encoding ubiquitin carboxyl-terminal hydrolase 47 isoform X3, translating into MVPSEENQLVPKEDMFWSCRQSIFAEMKKKFSQVESAAEEPRVLCIIQDTTNSKTVNERVTLNLPASTPLKRLFEDVASKVGYVNGTFDLMWGNGDNVTDTQTPIDQNSDKTILDAGFEPGKKNFLHLTDKDGEQPHIMPEESGTTDDSAQDRFIGPLPREGSVGCTNDYVSQSYSYSSVLSKSETGYVGLVNQAMTCYLNSLLQTLFMTPEFRNALYKWEFEESEEDPVTSIPYQLQRLFVLLQTSKKRAIETTDVTRSFGWDSSEAWQQHDVQELCRVMFDALEQKWKQTEQADLINQLYQGKLKDYVRCLECGYEGWRIDTYLDIPLVIRPYGSNQAFASVEEALHAFIQPEILDGPNQYFCERCKKKCDARKGLRFLHFPYLLTLQLKRFDFDYTTMHRIKLNDRMTFPEELDMSVFIDVEDESPQTESCTDSGAENEGSCHSDQMSNDFSNDDGVDEGICLESNSAAERISKAGSEKSSLLYELFSVMVHSGSAAGGHYYACIKSFSDDQWYSFNDQHVSKITQEDIKKTYGGSSGSRGYYSSAFASSTNAYMLIYRLKDPTRNAKFLEAHEYPEHIKQLVQKERELEEQEKRQREIERNTCKIKLFCMHPTKQIMMENKLEVHKDRTLKEAVDIAYKLMDLEEAVPLDCCRLVKYDEFHDYLERSYEGEEDTPMGLLLGGVKSTYMFDLLLETRRPDQVFQCYKPGEVMVKVHVVDLKTESVAPPISVRAYLNQTVSEFKQLISKATHLSAETMRVVLERCYNDLRLLNVSSKTLKAEGFFRSNKVFIESSESLDRHVAYTDSHLWKLLDRHANTIRLYVSLPEQSPGSQFRRGVYQKSSGDSGNLDEACERVKGPVGNMKSVEAILEESTEKLKSLSLQQQQEGDNGDSSKSTEASDFENIESPLNEIDSSASAENRDLDNQIQISDPENLQSEERSDSDVNNDRSTSSVDSDILSSSHSSDTLCNVDNAPLPLANGLDSHSITSSRRSKANQGKKETWDTAEEDSGTDSEYDESGKSRGEAQYMYFKSEPYAADEGSGEGQKWLMVHVDKRITLSAFKQHLEPFVGVPSSHFKVFRVYASNQEFESVRLNETLSSFSDDNKITIRLGRALKKGEYRVKVYQLLVNEPEPCKFLLDAVFAKGMTVRQSKEELLPQLQEQCGLDLTIDRFRLRKKTWKNPGTVFLDYHIYEEDINISSNWEVFLEILDGIEKMKSMSQLAVLSRRWRPSEMKLDSFQEVVLESSSVEELKEKLSEISGIPLENIEFAKGRGTFPCDISILEIHQDLDWNPKVSTLNVWPLYICDDGAVIFYRDKTEELMELTDEQRNELMKKESSRLQKTGHRVTYSPRKEKALKIYLDGAPNKDLTQD; encoded by the exons GATATGTTTTGGAGTTGCAGACAAAGTATCTTTGctgaaatgaagaagaaattttcACAG GTGGAAAGTGCTGCTGAGGAACCCAGGGTGCTGTGTATAATACAAGATACCACCAATTCCAAGACAGTGAATGAGCGTGTTACTTTGAACCTACCAGCCTCCACACCACTTAAAAGGCTGTTTGAAGATGTGGCTTCAAAAGTGGGCTACGTGAATGGAACTTTTGATTTAATGTGGGGAAATGGAGATAATGTAACTGATACG cagaCTCCAATAGATCAGAACAGTGACAAAACTATTCTTGATGCTGGTTTTGAGCCAGGGAAGAAGAACTTTCTGCATTTGACAGACAAAGATGGTGAGCAGCCTCATATAATGCCG GAGGAGTCAGGTACAACAGATGACAGTGCACAAGACAGATTTATAGGCCCTCTTCCAAGAGAAGGCTCTGTTGGCTGTACCAATGACTATGTCAGTCAAAGCTATTCCTATTCTTCAGTTCTGAGCAAATCGGAAACAG GTTATGTGGGGCTAGTAAATCAAGCAATGACTTGCTACTTGAACAGCCTTCTACAAACACTTTTCATGACTCCTGAATTTAGAAATGCATTATATAA ATGGGAATTTGAAGAATCTGAAGAGGATCCTGTGACAAGTATCCCCTACCAGCTTCAAAGACTGTTTGTTTTACTGCAGACcagcaaaaaaagagcaattgAAACAACAGATGTTACACGAAGTTTTGGATGGGATAGTAGTGAAG CATGGCAGCAACATGATGTACAGGAGCTTTGTAGAGTCATGTTTGATGCTTTGGAGCAGAAATGGAAGCAAACAGAACAG GCTGATCTTATAAATCAACTGTATCAAGGCAAACTGAAGGACTATGTAAGATGTCTAGAATGTGGCTATGAAGGCTGGAGAATTGACACTTACCTGGATATTCCTTTGGTCATCCGGCCGTATGGCTCCAACCAGGCGTTTGCTAGCGTG GAAGAAGCACTGCATGCTTTCATTCAGCCTGAGATTCTTGATGGCCCCAATCAGTATTTTTGTGAACGATGTAAGAAGAAATGTGATGCAAGGAAG GGTCTGCGGTTCTTGCATTTTCCATATCTGCTGACGTTACAGCTGAAGAGATTTGACTTCGATTATACCACTATGCACAGAATTAAACTCAATGATCGTATGACTTTTCCTGAAGAGTTAGACATGAGTGTCTTCATTGATGTTGAAGATGAG tctcCTCAGACTGAGAGTTGCACTGATAGTGGAGCTGAAAATGAAGGCAGTTGCCACAGTGATCAGATGAGCAATGATTTTTCTAATGATGATGGAGTTGATGAAGGAATCTGCCTCGAAAGCAATAGTGCAGCAGAAAGAATTTCTAAAGCTGGCAGTGAAAag agTTCTTTACTGTATGAGCTCTTTTCTGTTATGGTTCATTCTGGAAGTGCTGCTGGTGGCCATTATTATGCCTGTATAAAATCTTTTAGTGATGACCAGTGGTACAGCTTTAATGATCAGCATGTTAGCAAg ATAACTCAGGAAGATATTAAGAAAACATATGGTGGATCTTCTGGAAGCAGAGGCTATTATTCCAGTGCTTTTGCTAG CTCCACAAATGCATACATGCTGATATATAGACTGAAGGATCCAACAAGAAATGCAA AGTTTCTTGAGGCACATGAGTATCCAGAGCATATTAAACAGTTGGTacagaaggagagagaattggaagaacaagaaaaaaggcAACGTGAAATTGAGCGCAACACTTGCAAG ATTAAACTGTTCTGTATGCATCCTACAAAGCAAATAATGATGGAGAACAAATTAGAGGTTCATAAGGATAGGACACTGAAGGAAGCTGTGGACATAGCTTACAAG CTAATGGATTTAGAAGAGGCTGTTCCTTTGGATTGCTGTCGTCTTGTCAAATATGATGAGTTCCATGACTACTTGGAACGATCTTATGAAGGAGAAGAAGATACACCAATGGGTTTGTTACTTGGAGGTGTCAAATCAACGTACATGTTTGACTTACTTTTGGAAACAAGAAGACCTGACCAAGTTTTCCAGTGCTATAAACCTGGTG agGTCATGGTAAAGGTTCACGTAGTTGATCTAAAGACTGAATCTGTTGCTCCTCCAATAAGTGTACGAGCTTATTTGAATCAAACAGTTTCAGAATTTAAACAGCTAATTTCAAAG GCTACCCACCTGTCTGCTGAAACAATGCGAGTAGTATTAGAACGTTGCTACAATGACTTGCGTCTTCTGAATGTTTCCAGCAAAACACTGAAAGCCGAAGGCTTTTTTAGAAGCAACAAG GTATTTATTGAAAGCTCAGAGTCTTTAGATCGTCATGTGGCATATACAGATTCTCATCTATGGAAACTTTTGGATCGTCATGCAAATACAATCAGACTATATGTTTCATTACCAGAGCAATCTCCTGGATCTCAATTTAGACGAGGAGTTTATCAGAAGTCTAGTGGAGATTCAGGCAACTTGGATGAAGCCTGTGAAAGAGTAAAAGGACCTGTAGGTAATATGAAATCTGTAGAGGCAATTCTGGAAGAAAGCACCGAAAAGCTTAAAAGCTTgtccttgcagcagcagcaggagggggataatggagacagcagcaaaagcacagAAGCCAGTGATTTTGAGAACATCGAATCACCTCTAAATGAAATAGACTCTTCAGCatcagcagaaaacagagacCTTGACAACCAAATTCAGATTTCCGATCCGGAAAATCTCCAGTCCGAGGAACGGTCAGATTCAGATGTAAATAATGACAGGAGTACAAGTTCAGTGGACAGTGATATCCTCAGCTCCAGTCATAGCAGTGATACTCTATGCAATGTGGACAATGCCCCACTTCCCTTGGCTAATGGACTTGATTCTCATAGTATCACAAGTAGTAGGCGATCAAAAGCAAAtcaggggaagaaagaaacctGGGACACAGCAGAAGAAGATTCCGGAACAGACAGTGAATATGACGAAAGCGGCAAGAGTAGAGGAGAAGCACAATATATGTACTTTAAGTCAGAACCCTACGCTGCAGATGAAGGTTCGGGAGAAGGGcaaaaat gGCTGATGGTGCATGTTGATAAAAGAATTACGCTGTCTGCCTTCAAGCAACATTTGGAGCCTTTTGTTGGAGTTCCATCTTCTCACTTCAAAGTCTTTAGAGTCTACGCCAGCAATCAAGAATTTGAGAGTGTTCGGCTGAATGAGACACTTTCGTCATTTTCTGATGACAATAAG ATAACTATTAGACTTGGAAGAGCCCTTAAGAAGGGTGAATACAGAGTCAAAGTCTATCAGCTTTTGGTAAATGAGCCAGAG CCATGCAAGTTTCTTCTAGATGCAGTTTTTGCTAAAGGAATGACTGTCCGGCAATCAAAAGAGGAACTGCTTCCTCAGCTTCAAGAACAATGTGGCCTAGACTTGACAATTGACAG GTTTCGTCTACGAAAGAAAACCTGGAAGAACCCAGGCACTGTGTTTCTGGATTATCATATCTATGAAGAAGATATCAATATTTCAAGCAATTGGGAGGTCTTCTTAGAAATACTTGATG gaatTGAAAAGATGAAATCCATGTCACAGCTTGCTGTTTTATCAAGACGATGGAGGCCATCAGAGATGAAACTAGATTCTTTCCAGGAAGTAGTGCTAGAGAGCAGCAGTGTTGAAGAATTAAAAGAGAAG